A genomic window from Camelina sativa cultivar DH55 chromosome 2, Cs, whole genome shotgun sequence includes:
- the LOC104723687 gene encoding COBRA-like protein 9, whose protein sequence is MGLLLPILFGALLLLTITPPSLSQLPPEIMAPAPAPISPSDLCNGIFLSYEFILGRKIPPNDTSDQPYRFESLLTVLNNGREELKEWRVFVGFQHNEILISASDALIVNGTELPALVGNGTIFGGYPVSDLKTAIQTAGDLKQMTAEIELVGTQFMVAPPAIPLPTNISLVNDGWLCPEPTLQSKRELTTCCTRDASIKVNTTITTKFFPRQPGDLTIMYDVIRAYDQNYLTEVTMENHNPLGRLDHWELSFDWMRDEFIQKMQGAYPTVVDATKCIFGPQSLIYTGLDFADVLTCERRPVIIDLPPTKKDDPILGKIPFCCRNGTILPPTMDPSKSVSVFTMQVSKMPPDFNRSALFPPQNWRIKGTLNPDYACGPPVRVSPTFYPDPSGMPTNKSSFASWQIVCNITQAKTEIPKCCVSYSAFFNDSIIPCNTCACGCVSETRRTCNAESPSLLIPPDALLLPFENRTDLTLAWNALKHKTVPNPMPCGDNCGVSINWHMASDYRGGWTVRITIFNWGEIDFPNWFLAVQMKKPALLGFEKAYSFNASRLSVDGGVNNTIFMEGLPGLDYLVAEADEKDPKKKNIRIPGKQQSVIQFSKKLTPGINVAERDGFPAKVIFNGEECLLPDVLPMASGGRRNGFITVLSFITFYVAVFMIRL, encoded by the exons ATGGGACTACTCCTTCCGATTTTATTCGGAGCGTTACTTTTATTAACCATTACTCCACCGTCTCTGTCTCAGCTTCCTCCAGAAATAATGGCTCCGGCACCTGCGCCAATTTCGCCATCAGATCTTTGCAACGGGATCTTTCTCTCTTACGAATTCATACTCGGTCGCAAGATCCCTCCAAACGACACAAGCGACCAGCCTTATCGGTTCGAGTCACTTCTCACGGTTCTAAACAACGGCCGTGAAGAGCTCAAAGAATGGAGAGTGTTCGTTGGATTCCAACACAATGAAATACTTATCTCCGCCAGCGATGCGCTGATCGTCAATGGAACTGAACTTCCTGCTTTGGTAGGAAACGGCACCATCTTCGGTGGCTATCCTGTCTCCGACCTCAAAACAGCCATTCAAACGGCCGGAGACTTAAAACAGATGACGGCAGAGATCGAGCTTGTCGGGACTCAATTCATGGTGGCTCCTCCGGCGATTCCTTTGCCGACCAACATATCGCTTGTTAATGATGGTTGGCTCTGTCCTGAGCCTACTCTTCAAA GCAAAAGAGAGCTAACGACGTGCTGCACGAGAGACGCGAGCATTAAAGTCAACACAACAATCACCACCAAATTCTTCCCACGACAGCCAGGAGACTTGACCATAATGTACGACGTGATCCGAGCCTACGACCAAAACTACCTGACCGAAGTAACCATGGAAAACCACAACCCACTAGGCCGGCTCGACCATTGGGAGCTTAGTTTCGACTGGATGCGGGACGAGTTCATACAGAAAATGCAAGGCGCATACCCCACGGTCGTGGACGCCACAAAATGCATCTTCGGTCCTCAGTCCCTAATCTACACTGGTCTCGATTTCGCTGACGTTCTCACCTGTGAGAGACGACCGGTCATCATAGACTTGCCTCCGACCAAAAAAGACGACCCTATTTTAG GCAAGATCCCTTTTTGCTGCAGAAACGGTACGATCTTGCCACCTACCATGGACCCTTCCAAATCAGTATCCGTCTTCACGATGCAAGTTTCCAAAATGCCTCCCGATTTCAACCGATCCGCGCTTTTCCCACCGCAGAACTGGAGGATCAAAGGGACGTTAAACCCGGATTACGCGTGCGGGCCACCCGTTCGGGTAAGCCCGACTTTTTATCCGGATCCGAGCGGTATGCCCACCAATAAATCATCTTTCGCTAGTTGGCAGATCGTATGCAACATCACGCAAGCCAAAACCGAGATACCAAAATGTTGCGTCTCCTACTCTGCTTTCTTCAACGACTCGATCATCCCTTGTAACACTTGCGCTTGTGGTTGTGTTTCCGAAACTCGACGCACCTGCAACGCCGAATCTCCGTCTCTTCTCATCCCTCCAGACGCTCTTCTCTTACCTTTCGAAAACAGAACAGATCTAACCCTTGCTTGGAACGCACTCAAGCACAAAACCGTCCCTAACCCGATGCCGTGTGGGGACAATTGCGGCGTATCGATTAACTGGCACATGGCCTCGGATTATAGAGGTGGTTGGACAGTGAGGATCACGATTTTTAACTGGGGAGAAATCGATTTCCCCAACTGGTTCCTCGCGGTTCAGATGAAAAAACCGGCGCTTCTAGGGTTTGAGAAAGCCTACTCTTTCAACGCGAGTCGCTTAAGCGTGGACGGAGGTGTCAACAACACCATTTTCATGGAAGGTCTGCCGGGTCTGGATTATCTTGTGGCCGAAGCTGATGAAAAAgatccaaagaagaagaatattagGATTCCGGGTAAACAGCAATCGGTTATACAGTTCAGCAAGAAACTCACCCCGGGGATTAATGTGGCGGAACGTGATGGGTTTCCGGCGAAAGTGATATTTAACGGCGAGGAATGTTTGCTTCCTGATGTGCTTCCCATGGCTAGTGGTGGCAGACGAAATGGGTTTATCACGGTTTTGTCTTTTATAACGTTTTATGTCGCGGTGTTTATGATTCGGttataa
- the LOC104723714 gene encoding formin-A-like produces METNRLDTLSTLVVVVMLLVSVTPTVTSKDEVVSCTMCSSCDNPCSPVQSSPPPPSPPPPSTPTTAACPPPPSPPSPSSGGSSGGGSSYYYPPPSGGKYPPPYGDGGQGYYYPPPYSGNYPTPPPPNPIVPYFPFYYHTPPPGSGSDRFTSSCSIIFALFAVFLCLV; encoded by the coding sequence ATGGAAACAAACCGGTTAGACACTTTGTCTacacttgttgttgttgttatgctGCTAGTGTCAGTAACACCGACAGTGACATCTAAAGACGAGGTTGTTTCTTGTACAATGTGTTCTTCATGCGACAATCCTTGTAGTCCAGTCCAAtcatctcctcctccgccttctcctccaccaccgtcaACTCCCACAACCGCCGCATGTCCTCCGCCTCCTTCTCCTCCTAGTCCTAGCTCCGGCGGCAGTAGCGGTGGTGGTAGCTCTTACTATTACCCTCCTCCTTCTGGCGGCAAATACCCTCCACCGTACGGTGACGGTGGTCAAGGCTATTACTATCCTCCGCCTTACTCAGGAAACTACCCTACGCCGCCTCCGCCGAACCCGATCGTCCCTTACTTCCCGTTTTACTATCATACTCCACCACCAGGTTCTGGCTCAGATAGGTTTACGAGTTCTTGTTCTATTATTTTTGCTCTTTTCGCTGTCTTCCTCTGTTTAGTGTGA
- the LOC109126656 gene encoding importin subunit alpha-1-like, with product MYIYFLIHHGVLPPLANLLTKDYGTTWKKIKKDACWAISNITAGTEEQIQAVLDENLIPTLVKLAQSAEFDIKEKAVRAISNAALGGSHDQIRFLVEQGCIKPLCDLLLHPEPVIISACLNGLEKILEVGKAVMMRIGGNVNNYTQRIEDAEGLQKIENIQHHENNEISEKASKILTTYWQEDDGEN from the exons ATGTACATTtat TTTTTGATACATCATGGTGTTTTACCTCCTCTTGCCAACCTGCTTACAAAAGACTATGGTACaacatggaaaaaaataaagaaggacGCTTGCTGGGCGATTTCAAACATCACTGCAGGCACTGAAGAACAAATTCAG GCAGTTCTTGATGAAAATCTGATCCCAACGTTGGTCAAGTTGGCTCAAAGTGCTGAATTTGACATAAAGGAAAAAGCTGTAAGGGCAATTTCAAATGCAGCCTTAGGTGGTTCTCATGATCAAATCAG ATTCTTGGTGGAGCAGGGTTGCATAAAACCTTTATGTGATCTCCTGTTACATCCAGAGCCAGTTATCATCTCAGCGTGTCTGAATGGATTGGAAAAGATTTTGGAGGTTGGAAAGGCAGTGATGATGAGAATAGGAGGAAACGTGAACAATTACACTCAACGGATTGAAGACGCGGAAGGTCTACAAAAGATTGAGAACATACAACACCACGAAAACAACGAGATCTCCGAGAAGGCTTCCAAGATTTTAACGACATACTGGCAGGAAGACGATGGTGAGAATTGA